The nucleotide window GACAGTCATATAAAGGTTATTGGAATAAGCCACCAGTACGGGCAGGATAAGAAAGGCGAATGGGAAGTGGAAGAGGAATGCAAAAAGAAACTTGAAGAACTTGGGGCGGTAATAACCACTCAGTCCCATATATTCTCAGGAGTCGAACGTTCAATTACAAAGAAATTCGGCGGATTTTCCAGAGTAGAAGTAATTTCGGACGCTCTAAGATCTCTTTTTGGAAAAGGTTTTAAGGTAGCCATTGAGGTCGCAGTTATGGCAGCTGACTCAGGCCATATCCCGGTTTCCGACAACACAGAGATTATAGCAATAGGAGGCACAAGGCATGGTGCAGACGTAGCTCTGGTACTCAGGCCAGCCCACAGCGGAGATTTTTTCTCCCTTCAGGTTCGGGAGATTATTGCCATGCCACGAGTTAAAGAAGACTGAGGCAAGAAAAAGTAGAAAAAATCAGGTGAAATATAAAGAAAAACGTATGGGAAACGTAAATGGGAAACGTAAATAAGAAACGTAAATGAGAAACGTAAATGGGAAACGTAAACGAGAAACGTAAATGAGAAACGTAAATGGGAAACGTAAATGGGAAACGTAAATGGGAAACGTAAATGGGAAACATAAGTCCTTGATATTGGTGATTCAACTTTTCATTTAAGATTGATGAAGAAGCTCAGGTGATTTACTGGAATTATCCTGGCTTCTCACTATTCCCCAAAGATAGATATATCTGAGAGACATCTATAACGCCGGCATGTCAGCAATATTTGAAATTCTCGACAAGGACGCAGGTGGCAGGATAGGAAGACTCAGGACTCCCCATGGGACTGTTGAGACACCTACCGTTATGCCTGTGATTAATCCAAATATCCAGCTTATATCCCCGAAAGAAATGCGGAACTTCGGGGCAGAGATTTTGATTACTAATTCCTACATTATTTACCGCAAGGAAGAACTGAGAAGTATCGCCCTGGAAAAAGGGCTACATGAGCTCCTGGGTTTTGATGGACCAATTATGACGGATTCAGGTTCTTTCCAGCTTTCCGTATATGGGTCCGTCGAAGTTACGAATGAGGAAATTCTCGGGTTCCAGCAAAAGATAGGAAGTGACATTATTGTACCGCTGGACATCCCCACACCCCCTGATGTTCACTACCGACGGGCTGAAGAGGAACTTGCAATTACAGCCGAACGCCTGGAAGCGGCACGCAAGTTCATCCAGGGCGAGCAGCTTCTTGCAGGGCCAGTTCAGGGTTCGACATATCCTGAACTGAGGGAAAAAGCTGCTTCCCACCTGAAAGACCTTAATTTTGAGGTTTATCCTCTTGGAGCAGTTGTGCCTCTCATGGAGGCCTACCGTTATGCCGAACTTGTTGATGTGATTGCTGCGTCTAAAAAAAGTCTCTCTCCGGCTGCCCCTGTCCATCTTTTTGGAGCAGGCCACCCAATGATGTTTGCCCTTGCGGTAGCCATGGGCTGTGATCTTTTTGATTCGGCAGCTTATGCTCTTTACGCAAAAGACGGGCGTTATATTACTGTAAACGGGACTTACCATGTGGAGAAACTAAATTATCTTCCCTGTTCCTGTCCTGTCTGTTCAAAGTACACTGCAGATGAACTGAAAAAAGCCAATAACCGGGAAGAACTTCTTGGAAGGCATAACCTTTATGCAACTTTTGCCGAAATCCGGCTTATCAAACAATGCATAAAAGACGGAAAACTGC belongs to Methanosarcina barkeri 3 and includes:
- a CDS encoding pyruvate kinase alpha/beta domain-containing protein encodes the protein MEKHILYFDNVGESNTDAVIEAAAKRAAELQISHIVVASTSGKTALKMAEAVKDSHIKVIGISHQYGQDKKGEWEVEEECKKKLEELGAVITTQSHIFSGVERSITKKFGGFSRVEVISDALRSLFGKGFKVAIEVAVMAADSGHIPVSDNTEIIAIGGTRHGADVALVLRPAHSGDFFSLQVREIIAMPRVKED
- the tgtA gene encoding tRNA guanosine(15) transglycosylase TgtA, which produces MSAIFEILDKDAGGRIGRLRTPHGTVETPTVMPVINPNIQLISPKEMRNFGAEILITNSYIIYRKEELRSIALEKGLHELLGFDGPIMTDSGSFQLSVYGSVEVTNEEILGFQQKIGSDIIVPLDIPTPPDVHYRRAEEELAITAERLEAARKFIQGEQLLAGPVQGSTYPELREKAASHLKDLNFEVYPLGAVVPLMEAYRYAELVDVIAASKKSLSPAAPVHLFGAGHPMMFALAVAMGCDLFDSAAYALYAKDGRYITVNGTYHVEKLNYLPCSCPVCSKYTADELKKANNREELLGRHNLYATFAEIRLIKQCIKDGKLLELVEQRCRSHPKLLDGLKKLYTHSSWLEQLDPATKGTFFYCGPESSFRPEVLRFGKRLNRFSLQGSVIIRASPIKGEKDYDQVLTFKAPFGAFPIEMEEVYPFNAEVPKLPDYESLNTALSNTLKLIDLNPEAEFTFICEKEFRHPLIEEISKRAKLVYREDWKKEQISES